GACCTTTTCACGATGAGCTTTGGCAGAAGGTCTTTCATGCATTCCTTCAGTATGTATTTCTCATTAAGCCCTTTTATCTTGTAATGAAGAGGGAGCCTTGCGCAAAACTCCATCACCCTGTGATCCAGAAACGGGAACCGGCCTTCTATGGAGTGGGCCATAGCCACCCTGTCACCCTGTGATGAAAGGATATAGCCGGGCAGGAGATTTTTTGTCTCAAGGTACTGAGCCCTGGCCACAGGCGGCCATTCACTGAATCCGCTGCACATAGCACCCAGCAGGGAACCCTCGGCAGATTCCTTTCCTGCAGCATTTATTAATTCTTCGGAGAAGAAAAGTCTTGTCATGGATGTGCTCTTCCATCTGGGTCTGTGAGAAAACAGAGGATCCGAAATATCAGAGCCCCCCCCGCTGAAGAATGCCTCTTTATAGGCTCCGGACTGAGTCTGAAAGGCAGGCAGGTATGGATAAAGTTTTTTCAGCAAAAGGGGTCTGCGCCTTGAATCAGGATACCTTGCACAGAACTGACGAATCTTGGTCTCCTTGAATATGTCGTACCCGCCCAAAACCTCATCCGCCCCCTCGCCTGTCAGTACCACCTTAAGTCCATTTTCGCGAACAAGCTTCGATAGCAGGAATAATGGGGCTGGAGCAGTTCTCAGTACCGGTTTCTCAGTATGCCAGATGACCTCCGGAAAATTATCCCCGATATCGGAATATTTACACCTCACTTCATGGTGTTGCACACCAAGTGCCCTGGCCATCTCCCTCTGATACTCACTTTCGTCATAATCCTTATCCTCAAAGGCTACAGAAAAGGTCATCAACGGGGACTGATTCAACTGCCTGATTAACGCCGTTGTAACAGATGAATCAAGACCGCCGCTCAGATATGCGCCCACAGGGACATCAGCCCTGAGTTGCAGCATCGTTGCATCCGTCAGGAGATACCTTAACCTCTCTTTAGCTTCTTCAAATGATACGCCTTCAATTTCAGGTGAAAAATCAATATCCCAATACTTCCTGATCAACACATTCCCATTTTGTAAAGTAAGATAATGGGCTGGCGGAAGTTCATACACCTCCTTAAACGCCGTCGCCGGCGGAACAGTGCACCAGAGTGTGAAAATCTGATTTATAGCGGCAGGTTCAACTTCCCTTTCGATCTCACCAGTCGCAAATATTGCCTTTATCTCAGATGCAAAATAAAATCTGTCATGGTTGCCGGCATAAAACAACGGCCGTATACCGGCCCTGTCTCTGGCAAGAAATAATTTCTTTCTGTTCCCATCCCATATGGCAAAGGCAAATTGTCCATTTAATTGATCAAGACACCCTTCACCATACTCTTCATAGAGATGGATAATAACTTCCGTATCCGAATGGGTTGAGAAGGCATGCCCCTTATGCAAAAGATCCCTTCGAAGCTCTATATAATTGAATATCTCGCCATTAAAGGTAATCCATACTGTGCCATCCTCATTGGACATTGGCTGCTGTCCGCCTGAAAGGTCAATGATACTAAGCCTCGCATGCGCCAGTGCAACCTGATCATTTTTATAGACTCCAAACTCATCCGGCCCCCTGTGTTTGATTGCAGAAAGCATCCATTTAATCGTACCTGACGAGACCTCTCTGCCTTCCTTTTTATTTAATATGCCGGCTATTCCACACATGATAATAAACTGTCACTGCATTATGGCAGGCTGCCGCCATTACAGGCACTTAACCTGATGCACCAAAATGAAGCATTAATTCTTTCGGCAACCACATAAGTTGCTTTAGCAATCTAAAAACAATAGTGAAATCATGAAACTAACAACGCAGGATTTACGATGTTTTGCGAAGACTCGTGGAAGACACTACTATCCTCGACTGTGATGCTATGGCATTAAGAAGTATGACAACCCTGTCTGAGTCTTTGACGCGGCTGTCGAATATGCCGCTGATTCCTTCCAATGGCCCCTCCTTTATCTCCACCTTCTCCCCTTTTGTAAATGACGGGGGATCAAGAACCACATAACCATCCTTGATCCTGAGTCTTATGCCTTCAATCAGTTCCTCATCTACAGGGGCCGGAGTATTACCGAAACTTACAACTGAACTGACACCCCTTGAGTATTTCACTAATCTGTACTGCTTTTCTGCGTCAAATCTGGCAAATATGTATCCTGTAAACAGTGACTTGGTTGGTCCTGTCCTTGGATAAAAGATCTCAACTCCGGATTGTGCGAGAAATGCCTCAGCAACTGCCTCCTGCCTTGGCTTAGTGTGAACTGCATACCAGTAAAGTTCCATAGTCAATTATACGAATAGAAGCAAATTATATGCCAATAAAAATATTGAGTTATGTTGATTTTGTTGGGTTTTTGGGCTGAAATACTATTCTAATTTTAACAAGCCTTATCCCTTGAGAAAATTAATACCCATCTTGTTACCTTCTTTTCCTAACATGGATGAGACATCCTCCTCAGAATTCAGTTTTTTGACCTGTATGACAATATAATAATACACTATAACGAGTACTTCTATCAATAGGTCACCTGAAAATGCCCCTAAGTACCTGTCATTCCACGGAACCTGTCCCCGCATGATTTAAGCGGGGAGTGGGAATCCAGAATCAGGCCATCGGTCTGGATTCCCGCTTACGCGGGAATGACATTTGTCATGAAGCATTGTGAGCCCTTAGCTGTGCTGCTAAACGCCTTACGTCCTGAGCTGTGAGCGTGCCGAACAGTCGAAGGACGAACAATCGAAGGGCCGTGATTATTCATTAGAATTGACTTCTCTGACCACCGGGTTTATTCTTAGTTTATCAAGTAGATAGAGAGGGTTTATTATGCGCTTTCCAAGATGTGATGTTCAGCCGTCAGGGGAGGGATTCTACTGCCAGTGCATAGGATGCAAGGCTGTTTCCACGATAGGCGGCTGTATACTTATCCCTGAAAAAACAGGGGTCTACCGCTACGACGGAGAAACCCCTCACGGAGGCATTCTTGCGTATCTCTACTTCACCGACCCACGCGGCAACCTTACGAAAAAGGAGGATGCCAGCTATGTTGAAGTACGGGAGCTGGACAAGAATGGCAACGTGCTGCATGTGGATTTTGGGGTGGTGGATGATCTGGGGTTTACGCTGCGAAAAGGATCATGAAAATCCCCCTTAATCCCCCTTTTTCAAAGGGGGAAATTAGCTCCCCTTTCAAGGGGGAAATTAGTTCCCTTTTCAAGGGAGAAATTAGTTCCCCCCTTTTGTAAAGGGGGGCGAGGGGGGATTTGAACGGGGATTTTCGAGTGAACTTGCCTACAGATGACATTAAAGACATAACTATTATCGGTGCAGGCCCATCAGGTCTCTTTACTGCCTTTCAGGCCGGTATGCATGAGGCATCGGTTCGCATAATTGACAGCATGCCGGAACCCGGGGGGCAGCTTACTGCGCTCTATCCTGAAAAATATATATTTGACGCGCCAGGGTTTACGAAGATTACGGCTAAGGAGCTTGCTGAAAACTTGTTTGCTCAGGCAAATCAGTTTACTCCTGAGTTTTGCCTGAATGAAACCGTAATTACTATTGCGAATGCCAAGGTACCTGCTGGTTCAACGGTCCCGTCAGGGTCATCCCCGCAATTGGCGCAAAAGGGGACAGAATTGAATTCTGTCCCCGGACTGGTCGCTGAACACCCCGGACAGGATCGAGACGGTGAAACGGCATTTGAATTGCTCACTGACAAAGGACGATATCTCTCAAAGGCCGTGATCATTGCTGCAGGTCTTGGTGCATTTAAACCGAGGAGTCCTGGGAAACCTGGAATTGATAAGTTCGAAGGAAATGGCGTTTACTATACTGTAAAAGAGAAGGGTTCCTTTAGAGGGAAGGATATCGTTATCGCAGGCGGCGGGGATTCAGCGCTTGACTGGGTTATAAATCTGCTTGATACAGCACAGAAGATATATTTGGTCCACCGTTCAGACACATTCAGGGCCCACCCCCATACCGTCCAATTGGTATCTGAACAGGCAAAGCAGGGAAGGATTCAGGTTCTTACCCCTTATGAAATCAAAGAGGTAACCGGCAATGAGCATTTAGAGTATGTCGCATTATCAGACGGCAGTGGCAGGGAGGTGCCGATTAAGGCTGATGCACTCTTGCTGATGCTTGGCTTCACATCAGACCTCGGCCCTATAGGAAAATGGGGGCTTGAGATAGATGACAGCCGTATAAAGGTCGGGCAGAATATGGCAGCCAGCCGAAAGGGCATTTTTGCAGTAGGGGACATTGCAAACTACCCGGGGAAGTTAAAGCTTATACTAACTGGCTTTTCAGATGGAGCTCAGGCTGTCAGAAGCGCTGTGCCATATATAAGGCCAGGAGATAAATTCAGGCACGTACACAGCACGTCATCTAAGTTGTTTGGCAAAACTTAATGTAGTGAGTCATAGGTAATTATCCCACCTTCTCCGCAAGCCATACCTTTATAAGGGACTGGTATGGCACATCCCGCTTATTGGCCTCTATCTTGATTTGTTCAAGCAGTGACAACGGCAGTCTTAAAGAAATAGACTGCGTCGAGGGCTTGAGATTTGGAAAGCGGGCACTCACCGCCTGTGACCAGTCAAAATATTCTGTACTGTCATGCGTCTCCCAGAATTTTCTCTCTTCGGCTTCGGATCTAAACTTAGGTACTTGTTTCAGCTTTTTGCTCATAAATTCTCCTCTCTTTAACATGCATGCTGCGTGCGGAAATTACTCGGATTCTGGCCCCTTTACCCGCTGCATATCGAAGCGTAAATGACACATGCAACAACCTCTCCGCATTAGTTTTCCCGAGTGCGTGAAATCTCATCTCACCCAAACTATGTTTTTCATCCAATAGTACTAAAAGCGGCTCATTTATAAAAACCTGCTCAGCCTCAGCTTGCGATACACCATGTTTTTCATTCTTTCTGGCATTACCTTCATCCCATTCAAAGCCTTCTATCTTGTGAAAATCTGTCATTTTTTGTATATTATCAGGATATACACGACATGTCAACACTGAAGGGGTGATAAATTAAGGCATGTGCATAGCATGTCCTCAAAGTTGTTTGGCAAATGAGTGGACTATCAGACAAGAGGCTCGCAGGAGATTTTGAGTCCCGGCTTGCCCTCCCTGATACCTTCAACCCATACAAGTGTAATTTCCCCATCACCCCTTGTAAGAAGGCATTTAAGGACTTTTGGCTCAATACGGCAGCGCCTCATGGCTGAAAATAAGTCAGTCAGACGGTCAGCAGTATAGATCAGGCTTATCTTTCCCCTAACCTTCAGAAGATGCCGGCTGACCTTAAGGATTTCATCTATCGTTATGGCATGCTCATGGTTTGCAACTGCCCTGCTTTTGTCAGGGCTTAAGCGGCCTGAGGATAGTGTCCTGTACGGGGGATTGGTAACAACATAATCAAAATGTGCTGATGGCAGGATCCTGGGCAAATTATTTATGTCCTTGTTCAGAATTGTAATACCGGATTCCATATTATTTGAACATATGTTACGTTCTGCAAATTTCGCCATCTCTTCCTGTATTTCTACCGCCGTAATCCGTAACGACGGGATACGTTTGGCGAGAAGTATGGAAACTATGCCGC
The sequence above is drawn from the Nitrospirota bacterium genome and encodes:
- a CDS encoding BrnT family toxin: MTDFHKIEGFEWDEGNARKNEKHGVSQAEAEQVFINEPLLVLLDEKHSLGEMRFHALGKTNAERLLHVSFTLRYAAGKGARIRVISARSMHVKERRIYEQKAETST
- a CDS encoding NAD(P)/FAD-dependent oxidoreductase, producing the protein MNLPTDDIKDITIIGAGPSGLFTAFQAGMHEASVRIIDSMPEPGGQLTALYPEKYIFDAPGFTKITAKELAENLFAQANQFTPEFCLNETVITIANAKVPAGSTVPSGSSPQLAQKGTELNSVPGLVAEHPGQDRDGETAFELLTDKGRYLSKAVIIAAGLGAFKPRSPGKPGIDKFEGNGVYYTVKEKGSFRGKDIVIAGGGDSALDWVINLLDTAQKIYLVHRSDTFRAHPHTVQLVSEQAKQGRIQVLTPYEIKEVTGNEHLEYVALSDGSGREVPIKADALLLMLGFTSDLGPIGKWGLEIDDSRIKVGQNMAASRKGIFAVGDIANYPGKLKLILTGFSDGAQAVRSAVPYIRPGDKFRHVHSTSSKLFGKT
- a CDS encoding BrnA antitoxin family protein is translated as MSKKLKQVPKFRSEAEERKFWETHDSTEYFDWSQAVSARFPNLKPSTQSISLRLPLSLLEQIKIEANKRDVPYQSLIKVWLAEKVG
- the asnB gene encoding asparagine synthase (glutamine-hydrolyzing), whose product is MCGIAGILNKKEGREVSSGTIKWMLSAIKHRGPDEFGVYKNDQVALAHARLSIIDLSGGQQPMSNEDGTVWITFNGEIFNYIELRRDLLHKGHAFSTHSDTEVIIHLYEEYGEGCLDQLNGQFAFAIWDGNRKKLFLARDRAGIRPLFYAGNHDRFYFASEIKAIFATGEIEREVEPAAINQIFTLWCTVPPATAFKEVYELPPAHYLTLQNGNVLIRKYWDIDFSPEIEGVSFEEAKERLRYLLTDATMLQLRADVPVGAYLSGGLDSSVTTALIRQLNQSPLMTFSVAFEDKDYDESEYQREMARALGVQHHEVRCKYSDIGDNFPEVIWHTEKPVLRTAPAPLFLLSKLVRENGLKVVLTGEGADEVLGGYDIFKETKIRQFCARYPDSRRRPLLLKKLYPYLPAFQTQSGAYKEAFFSGGGSDISDPLFSHRPRWKSTSMTRLFFSEELINAAGKESAEGSLLGAMCSGFSEWPPVARAQYLETKNLLPGYILSSQGDRVAMAHSIEGRFPFLDHRVMEFCARLPLHYKIKGLNEKYILKECMKDLLPKLIVKRSKQPYLAPDSKSFFSNGATPDYVEELLSDECIRKYGYFKPEAVRHLINKCRKGVVIGFKDNMAVVGILSLQLTHRLFIEKFESEMSLRDSNMNIINRRANGTGRHQGKD
- a CDS encoding methyltransferase; amino-acid sequence: MKIPLNPPFSKGENNSPHLSMGENNIPPFVKGGEGGFDAGFPDTTLDILEGVRIIQPKRGHRFTTDSVLLARLSNPRKYSRVLELGTGCGIVSILLAKRIPSLRITAVEIQEEMAKFAERNICSNNMESGITILNKDINNLPRILPSAHFDYVVTNPPYRTLSSGRLSPDKSRAVANHEHAITIDEILKVSRHLLKVRGKISLIYTADRLTDLFSAMRRCRIEPKVLKCLLTRGDGEITLVWVEGIREGKPGLKISCEPLV